A single window of Gossypium arboreum isolate Shixiya-1 chromosome 13, ASM2569848v2, whole genome shotgun sequence DNA harbors:
- the LOC108463020 gene encoding probable CCR4-associated factor 1 homolog 7, with amino-acid sequence MTSFFFPGPSNHASFQIFIEVSFLTFQPVLRSNNTRAFQILCQVYERSLPDSQAGFFDLIKIYFPMVYDIKHKMKFCNNLHGGLNKLTKLLEVERVDVCHQAGSDSLLTSCTFRKLRDNFFNGSTKKYAGVLYGLGVQNG; translated from the exons atgacttcttttttttttccag GACCTAGCAACCATGCGTCATTCCAGATATTTATTGAGGTGTCATTCCTTACTTTCCAGCCCGTACTACGTTCCAACAATACTCGGGCATTCCAGATACTCTGCCAAGTGTACGAAAG GAGTTTGCCTGATAGTCAAGCTGGGTTTTTCGATTTGATCAAGATATATTTCCCCATGGTATACGATATCAAGCACAAGATGAAGTTTTGCAACAACCTTCATGGTGGTTTGAACAAGCTTACCAAGTTGTTGGAAGTGGAAAGAGTCGATGTGTGCCATCAAGCTGGTTCCGATAGTTTGCTCACCTCGTGCACCTTTAGGAAGTTGAGAGATAACTTTTTCAACGGCTCCACAAAGAAATATGCAGGTGTATTGTATGGCCTAGGTGTCCAGAATGGATAG